In Gigantopelta aegis isolate Gae_Host chromosome 14, Gae_host_genome, whole genome shotgun sequence, the following proteins share a genomic window:
- the LOC121387996 gene encoding uncharacterized protein LOC121387996 isoform X2, with the protein MPSDADHQVDIKIFSETKCNIIKQDIMSMSNNEFQEFFNDQVFGTSLAEAACNHGNSINNQDSSVGTDHQISSNASNVANMSGINGTDESSSLNMQRSTDSYFITVSSPDQVSAMQSLFPSTQSSSSHGATDMLLASASTQRNTLMDNVSTLSNTQCISSNIQTADNVADALTTQTVSMMENNARNGCPQQPANQNNQMNSQQIVMDNSGGNTNVKTMVSADSLNLQQNVNSQNVVRNHGELNSPNVAVAAVGSSNVQDVAKGILNAQNLLSGNVISIPLQSPSGANRISINTCSENQGIGMLDHTQVKAPIFVNIHNMNASQTVTAHGHVDSSPNGSQGMNPSVSVGSHDTSPANIGLAVDRSLPNVFLIQGTANSPKMLIVNAGKNNLGQIPCTFASPAQLNIKDVLSLDTGSQVNVGEPNIALNNEQNLFLHKLLMEARGSLNIVCSKENSQPVNSPHETVSAPSQCMDLGSRENVNLINMLSNNIGILNSVSVPVNSLPKNTSGAEGVGVQAQHMDLGSQDNLNLTQLLSNNHGNLNSQSSTMNTPKNPGQGDGGGGTHLHCMDLGNHENISLSNLLSNNNGNMNSPQVQERMQAGENPSQGGDVPQNVGGMQQRMDLGSQDNLNLSSLLAVDNKGNLNSESIQVIAQSARPPEQILTPTKDEVKSPVMMTNTNTDMTQQGSNQMTAHKQVGEHGMESRSPTASHVMINNQGQLVSENMEVCQQGNMSVQHVLNQAGQNVANQNVGNQSMAGENMSGQSMAGQNISGQNMAGQNTDGQQLESRMEISIQENYSANQANGKNVSQASTNSATSGTVNTTVGLPLDLHNICLDTFQNVPLNMGNLNQQAVFSTATSSSLNVQLKSPTSAGANQHPMSTTSVFSTQTNNFNSISISETTDNAITQLNNLGAESQLSEPSLKLSQPCTLNVSSQGSMLRRMLTGDCDDASLSPSSPISNPENQLESPRDLSSPNNFFQDMTTQSTLINNAEKLHLSSDAYVKDETSDGFNLMMTPFQTEDNTNVPNKIHKGCRDDDAHSSRSDPICVDKLFDANGASSTTSYEFTKFGSDIPGVFKFGLSSKASTVSTSCTNTRAVPSIVMNMSQGGESLKSVVPPPAKPAGHSKKVKDPSLSSHFPNKSHGYELQIVSQPEEQHRARYLTEGSRGAVKDRSQQNYPIVKLHGHNEAVKLQVFVGCETGRMKPHGFYQACKVAGKNSTPCIEKEIDGTMVIELDINTSSDMTASVDCVGILKLRNADVEKRIGVTKARAKKKNSTRARLVFRTTFQKSDGHYITLQAASTPILCTQPIGQPEILRVSLLEATVDGGQSMFIIGKNFLKNTQVFFQEVVMENGTILWEKEASIEQEFFQQTHLICTVPEYHNASVDKPVDMQIIVKCRGKLSDPHEFMYKPYLRNLG; encoded by the exons ATCACCAAATATCTTCCAATGCAAGCAATGTTGCCAATATGAGTGGGATCAATGGGACAGACGAATCTTCCAGTCTCAATATGCAGAGGTCAACAGACAGCT ATTTCATAACTGTCTCGTCACCAGACCAGGTGTCTGCCATGCAGTCTTTATTTCCTTCCACCCAGAGTTCTTCTAGTCACGGTGCCACAGATATGTTACTGGCATCAGCGAGCACACAGAGAAATACTTTAATGGACAACGTGTCGACATTGTCAAACACGCAGTGTATTTCTTCGAACATACAGACAGCAGATAATGTAGCCGATGCCTTGACTACTCAGACTGTTAGCATGATGGAAAACAATGCAAGAAACGGTTGTCCGCAGCAACCCGCTAATCAAAATAATCAAATGAATTCTCAGCAAATTGTGATGGACAATTCTGGCGGCAACACGAATGTGAAGACTATGGTGTCTGCCGACTCCTTAAACCTGCAGCAGAATGTGAATTCGCAGAATGTGGTGAGGAATCACGGGGAGTTAAATTCACCAAATGTTGCTGTGGCGGCAGTTGGCAGTTCGAATGTGCAGGATGTTGCCAAAGGGATACTAAACGCCCAGAACCTGTTGAGTGGAAACGTGATTTCCATCCCTCTTCAGAGTCCGTCTGGCGCGAACCGGATCAGTATTAACACGTGCAGTGAAAATCAAGGTATTGGTATGTTGGATCATACCCAAGTTAAAGCCCCAATTTTTGTGAATATCCATAACATGAATGCTTCCCAGACGGTTACTGCTCATGGTCATGTCGACTCGTCTCCAAATGGCTCTCAAGGCATGAATCCTTCCGTGTCGGTAGGCAGCCATGATACATCACCGGCTAATATTGGATTGGCTGTTGATAGAAGTCTGCCTAATGTGTTCCTGATTCAGGGCACTGCCAATTCGCCCAAAATGTTGATTGTGAATGCGGGGAAAAATAACCTTGGACAAATTCCATGTACTTTTGCCAGTCCAGCCCAGCTTAACATCAAGGATGTGTTGTCGTTGGATACTGGCAGTCAGGTTAATGTAGGCGAGCCAAACATTGCTTTGAATAATGAACAGAATCTGTTTCTTCATAAACTTCTGATGGAAGCTCGAGGAAGTTTGAACATTGTTTGCAGCAAAGAAAACAGTCAGCCTGTTAATTCACCTCACGAAACTGTTAGTGCGCCCTCGCAGTGCATGGATTTGGGTAGCCGCGAGAATGTTAATTTGATCAATATGTTGTCGAATAATATTGGTATTTTGAACTCTGTATCTGTGCCAGTGAACTCGCTTCctaaaaacacttcaggtgccGAAGGTGTTGGTGTCCAAGCACAACACATGGATTTAGGAAGTCAGGATAACTTAAACCTGACACAGTTACTGTCAAATAATCACGGAAATTTGAATTCTCAATCCTCGACGATGAACACACCAAAGAACCCTGGACAAGgagatggtggtggtggcacaCATTTACACTGCATGGATCTTGGAAACCATGAAAACATCAGTCTCTCAAATCTTCTTTCAAACAATAATGGGAACATGAATTCCCCACAAGTTCAAGAGAGAATGCAAGCGGGGGAGAATCCTTCCCAGGGGGGTGATGTTCCACAGAATGTTGGAGGCATGCAGCAGCGAATGGATCTTGGCAGTCAGGATAACCTCAATTTGAGTAGTCTCCTTGCGGTGGATAATAAAGGAAATTTGAATTCCGAATCAATTCAAGTGATCGCACAATCGGCCAGGCCTCCCGAACAGATCCTGACGCCCACCAAAGATGAAGTAAAATCCCCCGTCATGATGACGAATACGAACACCGATATGACGCAGCAGGGATCCAATCAGATGACAGCTCACAAGCAGGTGGGTGAGCACGGGATGGAGTCGAGAAGTCCGACTGCGTCGCATGTGATGATTAACAATCAAGGTCAGCTAGTCTCGGAAAACATGGAGGTCTGCCAGCAAGGAAACATGTCTGTGCAGCACGTGCTAAACCAGGCCGGGCAAAACGTAGCCAATCAGAATGTTGGAAATCAGAGTATGGCTGGTGAGAACATGTCTGGGCAGAGTATGGCCGGTCAGAACATATCTGGCCAGAATATGGCTGGGCAGAACACAGATGGACAACAGTTGGAGAGTAGAATGGAGATCAGCATTCAAGAGAATTACAGTGCTAATCAAGCTAATGGGAAGAATGTGTCGCAGGCTTCAACAA aTTCGGCAACCAGTGGGACGGTCAACACAACCGTAGGCTTGCCATTAGACCTTCACAACATATGCCTGGACACGTTTCagaatgttccactgaatatgGGCAACCTCAATCAACAGGCCGTTTTCTCGACAGCCACCTCATCCTCGCTGAATGTCCAGCTGAAATCGCCCACCAGTGCTGGAGCCAACCAGCATCCCATGTCGACGACTTCCGTGTTCTCAACACAAACGAACAACTTCAACAGTATCTCCATCTCAGAAACGACCGACAACGCGATCACACAACTTAATAATCTCGGTGCTGAAAGCCAGCTGAGCGAACCGAGTTTAAAGCTGTCCCAGCCATGTACACTGAACGTGTCTTCACAAGGGTCCATGCTTCGCCGAATGCTGACGGGTGACTGCGACGACGCTTCCCTCTCCCCTAGTTCTCCCATATCTAATCCCGAAAACCAGTTGGAGTCGCCCAGGGACCTCTCGTCGCCTAACAACTTCTTCCAGGACATGACCACTCAGTCGACGTTGATCAACAATGCAGAGAAGCTGCACCTCAGCTCGGATGCGTACGTTAAAGACGAAACCAGCGACGGTTTCAATCTCATGATGACGCCATTCCAGACCGAAGACAATACAAATGTTCCAAACAAAATTCACAAAGGTTGCCGAGACGACGATGCCCATTCGTCAAGGTCCGACCCTATCTGTGTCGACAAGTTGTTCGATGCCAATGGAGCGTCGTCGACGACTAGTTACGAGTTCACAAAGTTTGGCTCGGACATTCCAGGTGTTTTCAAGTTCGGTCTTTCCAGCAAAGCTAGTACTGTGAGTACAAGCTGTACAAACACCAG GGCTGTTCCTTCGATTGTTATGAATATGTCTCAGGGTGGTGAATCGCTGAAATCTGTGGTCCCCCCACCTGCTAAGCCTGCAGGACACAGCAAGAAGGTCAAGGATCCTAGTCTGAGCAGTCATTTTCCGAACAAAAGTCATGGCTACGAACTACAGATCGTCAGTCAACCGGAAGAACAACATCGCGCCCGGTATTTAACTGAGGGAAGTCGCGGAGCAGTCAAAGACAGGTCGCAACAGAATTATCCAATTGTTAAG TTGCATGGCCACAATGAGGCGGTTAAGCTCCAAGTGTTTGTTGGATGCGAGACGGGGCGAATGAAGCCGCATGGTTTCTATCAAGCATGCAAAGTGGCTGGAAAGAACTCGACTCCGTGTATTGAGAAAGAAATCGATGGCACCATGGTTATTGAGTTGGACATTAATACATCCAGCGACATGACAGCAAG TGTGGACTGTGTTGGAATTCTGAAGTTGAGAAATGCTGATGTTGAGAAGAGAATTGGCGTCACCAAGGCACGAGCAAAGAAAAAGAACAGCACGCGTGCACGCCTGGTTTTCCGCACGACCTTCCAGAAGTCCGATGGACACTACATCACTCTACAGGCTGCATCTACACCCATTCTTTGta CTCAGCCTATTGGACAGCCTGAGATTCTGAGGGTGAGTCTGCTCGAGGCGACTGTCGACGGAGGACAGAGCATGTTCATTATCGGGAAGAATTTCCTGAAAAACACGCAGGTCTTCTTCCAGGAGGTCGTCATGGAGAACGGAACCATTCTCTGGGAGAAAGAGGCCAGCATTGAGCAAGAATTCTTTCAACAG ACACATTTGATCTGTACGGTCCCCGAGTATCATAACGCAAGTGTTGACAAACCCGTTGACATGCAGATCATTGTGAAATGTCGTGGTAAGCTGAGCGATCCTCACGAGTTTATGTACAAGCCAT